The following nucleotide sequence is from Ananas comosus cultivar F153 unplaced genomic scaffold, ASM154086v1, whole genome shotgun sequence.
GTGCATTTTGGCAAGTGTAATTCTGGATTTCCGCCACAGAGTTTAGAGTTTCCGATAAGTGAGACTTCGCTCGCATTCTTAAAAACCCCTTTCATTGGCACTTGACCCTCGAAACTGTTGAAGGAGAGATTCAAGTATTTTAGATCCGGGAGCTCATCAAGGAATGCGGGTATTTGGCCCGAGTAGAAGTTTTTCGAGAGATCAAGCTTCTTAAGCCCTCTTAAATTGCTAATGGAGGAAGGAATGGACCCTTGAAATAAGTTATTCTCTAAATGAAGGATTTCCAAGATTGTGCATTTGCCAATGGTGTCTGGAATCTCACCAGAGAGCCTGTTATTTGAGAGATCAAGCGCCCTGATATTTATCAAGTTGCCCACTTCCAACGGTAATGAACCGTTTAGTAAATTATGCGACAAGTCGAGGAAGCTTGCGAGCGACGAAAGCCTCAAAACTTCTTGCGGAATGCTACCGCTTAGCCTATTATTTGATAGATTTAACAACTCTAGCATTAACATCTTGCTTAATGTCGGTGGAATGGCTCCTTCAAATTCGTTGCTGCCGAGATAGAGCTTGTCCATTAATGTTAGGTTGCCCAAGGTCGGAAGAATTTCACCCGAGAGCATGTTGTCCGACAGATCCAAGTACTGTAATTGCCAAAGATGGCTGATTTCTATGGGAATAGTGCCTCGAAGATCGTTAACGCTCATGTCAAGAAAAGTTAGATTGATGAGCTTCTCAATCTCAGTAGGTATAATTCCTGATATTTGGTTGTTACTGAGTAACAAAAAATTAAGACTGGTGGAAAAATTGACTATTGATTTGGGCATCATGCCTTGAAGTAGATTGTATCTTAGATCCAACACTTGGAGACTGGTGCAGTTGGTCAGTGCTGTAATGAAGCTCCACTCACTGAGCTTCCTGGCTTCGAGTCGATTGAGGGCCAGTGTGAGCCACGAGAGACTCTGCAAGGCTCCAAGGCTCGGCGGTATCGTGCCATGGAATGCATTGGACTCTAGCTCAAGGTAGTTGAGCTCAGAAGCGTTGGACAAGGATGCTGGAATTCGCCCCCGGAGCTGATTCTTAGTCATAACAAGGACTTGAAGGTTCGGAAGAGCATTTCCGATATCAGAGGGTAGAGTTCCCTCGAGTTGGTTATAATAGAGTTGAAAGGTGTTCAGGGATGATAGATTGTAAAGGGATGACGGTATTTCTCCTGTTAAGTTGTTCATCCCGAGACTGAGATATTCGAGAGATGAAAGTCGTCCGAGCGAGATTGGGATCGTCCCGGAGAGATTATTAGAAGTGCAGTCCAGGTAAGAGAGGAATGGAAGTTCTGCAAAGTGAGGAATTTCACCATGAAGGTTGTTTTCTCGTAGCAAAAGCAGGTTCAGAGAGGAGAGGTTCGTAAGAGTCGACGGAATGGTTCCTGTGAGACTAGTGTATTGGATTTCAAGTATCTGCAAGGAGAGAAGGCTACCGAAGGATGAAGG
It contains:
- the LOC109703919 gene encoding receptor kinase-like protein Xa21 codes for the protein MEGFHALIFLIILLYVISTAKYATLGIEPAASDRAALLSFKSLVDDDPFGALSSWNNGSLHYCRWHGVSCSRRHPHRVTALDLKSLRLAGFVSPAVAKLTFLRRIDLSDNMLDGSIPEDLGSLRRLQYLNLSENSLRGMIPSSLGNCSNLQVLNLRDNKLDGEIPPTLSRLSGLRKLILSQNMLQGTIPDSIGNLSSLLILSLDNNNLSGAMPSSFGSLLSLQILEIQYTSLTGTIPSTLTNLSSLNLLLLRENNLHGEIPHFAELPFLSYLDCTSNNLSGTIPISLGRLSSLEYLSLGMNNLTGEIPSSLYNLSSLNTFQLYYNQLEGTLPSDIGNALPNLQVLVMTKNQLRGRIPASLSNASELNYLELESNAFHGTIPPSLGALQSLSWLTLALNRLEARKLSEWSFITALTNCTSLQVLDLRYNLLQGMMPKSIVNFSTSLNFLLLSNNQISGIIPTEIEKLINLTFLDMSVNDLRGTIPIEISHLWQLQYLDLSDNMLSGEILPTLGNLTLMDKLYLGSNEFEGAIPPTLSKMLMLELLNLSNNRLSGSIPQEVLRLSSLASFLDLSHNLLNGSLPLEVGNLINIRALDLSNNRLSGEIPDTIGKCTILEILHLENNLFQGSIPSSISNLRGLKKLDLSKNFYSGQIPAFLDELPDLKYLNLSFNSFEGQVPMKGVFKNASEVSLIGNSKLCGGNPELHLPKCTSDAFAAKHHSDYKLKVILIPVGGAILCLIIIMGLLGMGSPQII